Part of the Acidobacteriota bacterium genome, CAGGCGCGCGAGCGGACCGCGCAGGGCCGGAGCCGGCGCTGCCGGGGAGAGCGGCCCGGCCGGAACGCCCCGCTCCGAGACGTTGAGCGCGGCGAGGGTGTACGTCGCGGCGACGAGGTAGAGCGCCATCCACATCGAGAACGACATCTCGGTGGTGGAGGCAGTGGCGGCGACGATCTGGATGAAGGTGAGCGTGAGCGTCTGCCGGGCGCCGCGCGGTGTCCGGGGCGTGTCGGCCTGATAGAAGACGATGAAGACGAGGAGCCTCAGCGCCGCGCCGATGAGATTGCGCGTCGCGAAGAAGAGGTCGGCGATGAAGAAGACGAGCGCGAGGATGGCCGCTCTCTCCCAGAGCAGCTTGCGCCGCTCGAGGCTTTCGGGGGAGGCCGGCGGAGCTCCCCAGCGGCGGCGCTGGTGGATCGCCGCCGCGAGGAGAAGGGCGGCGTGGATCGGGCCGACGGCCTCGGCGACGAAGAGGGCGCCGGCGCTGAGCGCGAGGCAGGCGCACAGCCCCTGGACGGCGGTGAGGTGCCGCGCCACGCGCGCGGGGAGATTCATGGCGCGAGCGGCTCGAGCCGCAGCGGCGTGCGGATCGAGGGATCGAGGGAGAGCGTGATCCGCTGCGCCCCCGCCGGGCCCGGGCCGTGCAGCGGGGCCCGCGCGTCGCGTCGCGGTTGCACGGTCGCGAGGTAGAGCATCGCGTCGCGCCCCTCGAGGGGCCGCGACGGGACGCCGTCCAGAGAGACGATCAGCCGCCCCCGGAGACCCTTCCCCGCGCAGTAATCGAGGATCGACGCGGCCGTCTCTACCAGCCCCTCGAACGCGGCCGGGGCCGACGGGCCCGCCGCGCGCTCGTCGAGGACGATCTCGATCGCCCGCTCGTGGTCCGCCTCGAGCTCCTTCATCATCGTCCGATCGAGCCGGGCCGAGGCCTTCCAGTCGATCTGGCGCGCGTCGTCCTGCGGCGTGTAGTCGCGGATGTTGAAGAGCTCGGCGCCGTCGCCGAGCCGGCGCGCCGGGTCCGCGCCGGCCGCGGGGGCGGCCTCGATCCAGATCGATCGAAGCCGCGTCCGGCGGGGAGTCACGACGATCGCGTCCGCCGGCGCGCTCCGCCGCGCGCGGCGGAAAAGGCCGAACGGGTAGGTGGTCGACACCCGGAGCCCGATCGCGGAGTGAACTCCCCGTTTCGAGGCGCGCGCTTCGATCGCGACGACGGCGCGCGCGCCGGGGGCGAGGGCGGCGACGATCGCGGCCGGCGCCTCCCCGGGGAAATCCGCGAGCGTGACTTCGGATCCTCCGGTCGGCAGCCACGCGTCCAGCGAGGCCGCCTCGATCCCGACGAGGAACGCCTCGCCGGCCGCGACCTGATCGGGAAGCACGAGCGAGACGCGCAGGTGCCGCAGCGAGCGAGTCGTTGCGACGAAGGCGAGGATCGCGAACCCCGTCATCAGGGAGAGGACGAGGTACAGGAGGTTGTTCCCGGTGTTGACCGCCGCGCCCGTGAGGCAGAGGAGCAGGAGCAGGAAGCGGATGAGGAAGGGAGCGGTGCGGGTCATGGTGGTGTCCAGAGACTTCGGTCTCCGCGGCTCGCCGGCGGGCGAGGCGATGCGGCGAGATTCTCGGCGATGGTGTTACCCAGGTCAAGTACTCGGGGTGTCCACGGCATCACCCGGTAATCCGCTTCGAGAGACGGATGGCCCGACCAATGGGAACCCAGCGGATCGTGCTGACAAGACAGAGATGGAACAAACGTGGACATTTTGGGGCATTTCGAGCTGCTCACAATCAAAGCCCTGAATTTCCTCTTGACTTGAATTCATTCATCTGGTACGAGTGCCGAGTCTCGACCAAGAAGAGATCCGATATACCGCTCAGGTTTCCCTACGCATTCCCCGCTTGCGGCGGAGACAGGAGGAACGAGAGATGAAGAGATGGGTGACGTTTCTGGGCCTTCTTGCGGCGAGTGTCATGATCACTATCTTTATCGTCACGGATCCCGGCGAGATTCGTGCGAGCGTCGGCGCCAACGGCGACTATACCAAGGTGATTCGCGCCAGGGCAGCCAAGTCGGGGCAACACGTCGTGTGGGTCGGCCACGGATTGATGACGAAAGTCAACGGAGTGCAGATGGCGATGTTGCCGTACTCGGCTCCAATCCTCTTTGACAAGGAGGACATCGGCCGCCCCTTCGACAAGATTCGGAATCGCCAGACTCGCCGCGAGATCGAAGGAGCTCTCAAGAGCCAGAACACGCTGGCGACCCTCGAGGGATCTCAAGCGTTGAGTCAGCGAATCGATGCCGCGATGTCGGTCGCAAGCGCCGGTAAGGTTTCTCAGATCTCATCCCTTCAGTTCGGCGCCAATGGAGCCGAGCGCATCGAGACCGATCCCCTGCCCCCGAAGCCCGGTGGGAATTGCGGTCTGGGAGATCCGGAGTGCCCAGGCTGCTACACGGACCTGGGAACGGTCTACGGGATTCAGTTCTGCGGGTATGCGTGCGTCAATTGCCGCCCTCAAGGCTGAGCATCCGACATGGTCCGAAGTCGACTTCTTGTCATCGTAGCGGCCACGGCGGCCTTGATAGGGATCGCCCCTTTCTGGTCGGCTCACGCATCAAAGCCAACCGACCCGGTACGCCTCAAGAGACTTCGCTACGAAGAGATCCAGCCCTATCTCGAAGCCAGATACACCATCCGCGAGGGCAGGTTGTGGTTATGCACGCCCACCAATTTCGCCAAGATCCCCCACGATCCACTTCTGGAGCAAGTGTCCCGTGAAACCGCCGAACTGTTCTGGGCTACCGGGCAGAAGATAACTCCATTCATCGATCTTTCGACTTACCGTGACGCGGATTCTCCTTGGGGGGCCTTCGCGGATCCGCGAATCCGAGCTCTCGTAACGCCATCGCTTGAGGAGGCCAGAGCGAAATTGCTGCGAGACATCTCCGGCGATCGCAGGGGTGAGTGAGCGAATTCTTCGTGGGGGAGCGCCGGACACTCCGCTCCCCCGCGAGCCCCGGCGCGGCAACAACCAAGGCAAGATCGAGGAAACTCCGAGAATCTCGTCCGGATTTGACCAACGAGAAGAGCTCAATCGGCGCCGGCTGGCCAGCGTAGAATGGGCTCTTCTTGTCGGGGGGCCGAGCGGGATCCGGTCCGATCAGGCAGTTGTCCGCCCGCGCTTGGTGCGCCGGGATCCGAGCCAGATGTAGAGCCGCACCATCCGCACGTTGAACACGTACTCCCCCTGAACATCTCCCGGTCGAAGCACATTGAGCCGCTTCATCTTCTGCAGAAAGTTGTTGAACTTCCGATTCTCCGAATCCGTGAGGCCCTTCGCGACATCCGCCCGGCGAAACGTCATGTCGAGGCCGGTCCCCGCGATCTTCTTCAGGATCGAGCGATAGTCGTCGCTGCGCAGCACGCTGAGGACCTGCTGGTCGAAGTACTTCTTGCCGACCTCGTCGGCCGCTGCGATGACTGCGTCGAGCGCGTCATCCGAGTCGATGACGCCATCCCGATCCGACCAGAAGGCCGCATCGCCCACGAGGTGCATGATCTTCGGGAAACCGGCCGAGTATTCGGTCATCTGACGGATCGCGTCCGGGCCGACCTTCACGTGGATGCTCTCGAAGGCCTTCGTGAAGAACTGCGACATCTCCGGCGGTGACATCGTCTCGACCTCAACGACGTCGAATACACGATCCACGGGCTGGTGGCGTCGAATCATCTCACGGCGCCTCTCCTCGACGCCGCACACCAGCAGCAACAGCGGGAGCGGTTCCCGCGCGAGCGCGTTGGTGTCCACGATCTCCTTGATGAAGTGGGCGAACTTGGGGTTGGAGGTGATTCCGTTGATCTCGTCAAGGACGAGAAAGATGCCTTTCACGCCGGTATCGGCGAGGCGTGACACAACCTGTCTCAGGAACGGCAACAAACCCGACGCGATCGCCGGCGCATCCCTCTTGAGGGCTTCAGCGTGAACGGTCACTCCGAAGAGGCTTTGTTCTCCGATGTACTTGGAGAAAAACTCCCGCACCTTTTCGGATTTCCTGGGATCGAACGCTCCCGATCGAATCGTGGCCTCGAGAATCGCCGCCCCGACGTCATCGAGGTTCGCCGCTGAGCCGAGGGGTGCGTGGATGCCGTGAAGGCCGTTCTGTCGCTCGGCAAGAAACTGAACGTAGTTCGCGATGGAGCTCTTGCCGATCCCGTACTCGCCCTGGAGGAAGATGGCGACAGGTTTACCCGCCGCGACCTGTCCCACTCCACGGGTCATGATGTGGTCTATCTGGGTGCTTCTTCCCACGAAGAGGTCGACGGGTACCGGTTGGCTGGGGTAGAAAGGGCTCCTGCCCTTGGTCGCTCGAATGTCGGCTGCCCTGTCCGCCCCTCGGTTGGAAGCGCCTGCCTCCGCGCCCGAACATTATATCCGGCCATGGGCGCAGCCAAGACTCGATCGGAAGCCTAAACCGGCACCGGAACCCGGTGGAGGATCTCCTCCATGATCAGCCGCGCGGTGACGCCGCTGCGCGCGGCCGCGGCGGTGGGCTTGAGCACGAGCCGGTGCGCGAGGACGGGGAGGGCGAGCGCGGCGATGTCCTGGGGGAGGACGAAGCGCCGCCCCTCGACGAGGGCGAGGGCCTGGGCGCCGCGGAAGAGCGAGAGCGATCCGCGGGGCGAGACGCCGAGCTCGATGGCCGGGTGCCGGCGCGTCTCCAGCACCAGCGCGAGCATGAAGTCGAGGAGGGAGTCGTCGACGTGGACGTCGCGGACGCGCTGCTGGAGCTCGACGACCTCGCCGGCGCTCAGCACCGGCTCGAGCGTCTCGCCGGGATTCACGAGCCGCTGGCGCACGATGATCTCCCGCTCGGCCGCCTCATCGGGGTATCCCATCTCGACGCGCATGAGGAACCGGTCGAGCTGCGAGTCGGGAAGGGGGAATGTCCCGTGATGCTCGACCGGGTTCAACGTCGCGACCACGAAGAACGGGTTCGGCAGCGCGTGCGTCTGCGAGTCGACCGAGACGCGGAACTCGCCCATCGCCTCGAGCAGGCTCGACTGCGTCTTGGGGGTCGCCCGGTTGATCTCGTCGGCGAGGACGACGTGCGTGAAGAGAGGCCCGGGCTTGAACTCGAAGGCGCGCAGCTCGGGGTTGAAGATGGTGACGCCGATGATGTCGGAGGGAAGAAGGTCGGACGTGAACTGGACGCGCCGGAAGGCGCACCCGAGCGATCGGGCGAGGCTGCTGGCGAGGGTGGTCTTGCCGACGCCGGGGATGTCCTCGATGAGGAGGTGGCCCTTCGCGAGGAGCGCGACGACGGCGAGCTTCACCGCCTCGTCCTTGCCGCGGATCGCGCGCCCGATGTTCTCCCTGAGGGCGCCTATCCTTTCCGCCGAGTCCAACCCGCGTCCTCCCTGGGAACTCTCGCCGCGCCGCCCGCGGGCGGCCCACCTTCGGCCGTGGCTCAGTAGCGGTGAATCAGGCCGCGCGCCGCGAGGTCGTCCATGACGCGATGGTTGATCTCGTCCCACTCCTCGGGAGGGATGCCCAGGAAGACGCTGACGACGGCCGGATCGAACTGCGTCCCCGAGTACTTGAGGAGCTCCGATTTCACCCGCTCGTACGTCGTCCCCACCCGGTAGGGGCGGTCCATGCTCATCGCGTCGAGGCAGTCGACGACGGCGAAGATGCGCGCCCCGAGAGGAATCTCGTCGCCCTTCAGGCCGCGCGGGTACCCCGAGCCGTCGAACCGTTCCTGATGACAGTAGACGATCGGCACCGCGCCTTCGAGGAACCTGACGGAGGAGAGGATGCGGCGGCCGAGCTCCGGGTGCTGCATCATGACGAGCCACTCGTCGGCGTCGAGGGGTCCTGGCTTCCTGAGGATCGCGTCGGGGATGCCGATCTTGCCGACGTCGTGGAGGAGCGCGCCCCACCGGAACTGCGTCAGCTCGGGCTCGTCGATCCCCATCCGGCGCGCGACGGCGACCGTGTACTCGGCGACGCGTCGCGAGTGGCCCTGGGTCTCCGTGTCGCGCGCGTCGAGCGCCTCCATGAGCGCCTCGAGCGTCGTGTCGTACGTGGCGTTGATCTTCTCGAACGCGACCTTCAGCTCGCGGAAGAGGCGCTCCACCTCGTCAGACTTCTGCCTCAGCTCTCGCGTGCGCTCGTCGACCTTGCGCTCGAGGTCGAGCTGGTACTCGAGGTTCTCGTTGATCAGCCGCCGCTTCTCGAGCGTCCTCTCGACGGTGAAGACCACCTCGTCGAGGTTGAAGGGCTTGGTCAGGTAATCGCTCGCGCCGAGCCGGATCGATCGCACGGCAGTGTCGACGTCGACGACGCCGGTGACCATGATGACGTCGAGCGACGCCTGCTCCGACTTGATCTGCCGGAGAAGCGCGATGCCGTCGCCCCCCGGCATCGAGATGTCGGAGAGGACCAGGTCGTACGTGTTCGCGCGGATCTTCCTGAGAGCCTCGGCGGCGTTCTGGGCGCTGTCGCAGGAGTA contains:
- a CDS encoding DUF3488 domain-containing protein, with product MNLPARVARHLTAVQGLCACLALSAGALFVAEAVGPIHAALLLAAAIHQRRRWGAPPASPESLERRKLLWERAAILALVFFIADLFFATRNLIGAALRLLVFIVFYQADTPRTPRGARQTLTLTFIQIVAATASTTEMSFSMWMALYLVAATYTLAALNVSERGVPAGPLSPAAPAPALRGPLARL
- a CDS encoding DUF58 domain-containing protein → MTRTAPFLIRFLLLLLCLTGAAVNTGNNLLYLVLSLMTGFAILAFVATTRSLRHLRVSLVLPDQVAAGEAFLVGIEAASLDAWLPTGGSEVTLADFPGEAPAAIVAALAPGARAVVAIEARASKRGVHSAIGLRVSTTYPFGLFRRARRSAPADAIVVTPRRTRLRSIWIEAAPAAGADPARRLGDGAELFNIRDYTPQDDARQIDWKASARLDRTMMKELEADHERAIEIVLDERAAGPSAPAAFEGLVETAASILDYCAGKGLRGRLIVSLDGVPSRPLEGRDAMLYLATVQPRRDARAPLHGPGPAGAQRITLSLDPSIRTPLRLEPLAP
- a CDS encoding ATP-binding protein, translated to MTRGVGQVAAGKPVAIFLQGEYGIGKSSIANYVQFLAERQNGLHGIHAPLGSAANLDDVGAAILEATIRSGAFDPRKSEKVREFFSKYIGEQSLFGVTVHAEALKRDAPAIASGLLPFLRQVVSRLADTGVKGIFLVLDEINGITSNPKFAHFIKEIVDTNALAREPLPLLLLVCGVEERRREMIRRHQPVDRVFDVVEVETMSPPEMSQFFTKAFESIHVKVGPDAIRQMTEYSAGFPKIMHLVGDAAFWSDRDGVIDSDDALDAVIAAADEVGKKYFDQQVLSVLRSDDYRSILKKIAGTGLDMTFRRADVAKGLTDSENRKFNNFLQKMKRLNVLRPGDVQGEYVFNVRMVRLYIWLGSRRTKRGRTTA
- a CDS encoding MoxR family ATPase, with the translated sequence MDSAERIGALRENIGRAIRGKDEAVKLAVVALLAKGHLLIEDIPGVGKTTLASSLARSLGCAFRRVQFTSDLLPSDIIGVTIFNPELRAFEFKPGPLFTHVVLADEINRATPKTQSSLLEAMGEFRVSVDSQTHALPNPFFVVATLNPVEHHGTFPLPDSQLDRFLMRVEMGYPDEAAEREIIVRQRLVNPGETLEPVLSAGEVVELQQRVRDVHVDDSLLDFMLALVLETRRHPAIELGVSPRGSLSLFRGAQALALVEGRRFVLPQDIAALALPVLAHRLVLKPTAAAARSGVTARLIMEEILHRVPVPV
- a CDS encoding response regulator, which codes for MASKNRILIVDDEMIIREVLLERLSALEYSCDSAQNAAEALRKIRANTYDLVLSDISMPGGDGIALLRQIKSEQASLDVIMVTGVVDVDTAVRSIRLGASDYLTKPFNLDEVVFTVERTLEKRRLINENLEYQLDLERKVDERTRELRQKSDEVERLFRELKVAFEKINATYDTTLEALMEALDARDTETQGHSRRVAEYTVAVARRMGIDEPELTQFRWGALLHDVGKIGIPDAILRKPGPLDADEWLVMMQHPELGRRILSSVRFLEGAVPIVYCHQERFDGSGYPRGLKGDEIPLGARIFAVVDCLDAMSMDRPYRVGTTYERVKSELLKYSGTQFDPAVVSVFLGIPPEEWDEINHRVMDDLAARGLIHRY